The DNA segment TATTGTAAAAGCTGTTTACGGGCGTCAAAGTTGTTGCCCTCGACACGTTTTTGAGCAGATTCAACTGCACGGGAAACCATTTTACTTTGGATAGGCTGGGTATCATCCATTCCGAGACGTTCCATCATGGCTTTCATATTATCAGAACCGAAGCGGCGCATCAGTTCGTCTTCCATTGATAAATAGAACTGGGTAACACCAGGATCTCCTTGACGTCCGGAACGTCCACGGAGCTGGTTATCAATGCGTCGGCTTTCATGACGCTCCGTACCGATTACGGCAAGACCGCCTAAGTCAATTACTCCTTCGCCAAGCTTAATGTCCGTACCACGTCCGGCCATGTTAGTCGCAATGGTAACAGAACCTTTATGGCCTGCTTCGGCGATAATTTCGGCTTCACGTTCATGGTTTTTCGCGTTCAAGACATTGTGGCGGATCCCTTTTTTCAATAAGTACTTGGAAATAAGCTCAGATGTTTCGATCGCTACGGTACCAACTAAGACTGGTTGTCCCTTTTGATGACGTTCAGCGATATCCTCAACGACGGCACGGAATTTACCATCCATCGATTTGTAAATCAAATCGGCGCGGTCGTCACGGGCAATTGGTCTGTTCGTTGGGATGACGATAACATTCATATTATAAATATTACGGAATTCTTCTTCTTCTGTTTTCGCTGTACCTGTCATACCGGCTAATTTTTCATACATACGGAAATAGTTCTGGAATGTAATTGTAGCCATGGTCATGCTTTCGTTTTGAACCTCGAGGCCTTCTTTTGCTTCAATTGCCTGATGCAAGCCTTCGCTGTAGCGGCGGCCCTTCATCAAACGGCCTGTGAACTGGTCAACGATGACAATTTCGCCTTCCTGCACCACATAATCGATATCAAGGTGCATGCTGACATTTGCTTTTAACGCTTGGTTAATATGATGGTTCAACGTAACTTGTGCCATATCAAAAAGGTTTTCAATTCCGAAGGCTTTTTCAGCCTTGCTGATTCCTTCTTCTGTCAGCATAACGCCTTTTGTCTTTTCATCGTACGTATAGTCAGTATCTTTTGTCAGCATACGGACAAAAGCATTGGCTTGAATATAAAGAACAGCTGACTTTTGAGCTGAGCCTGAAATAATCAATGGTGTACGGGCTTCATCAATTAAAATGGAGTCGACCTCGTCAATGACCGCATAAAAAAGCGGACGTTGTACCTTTTGCTCTTTATAAAGGACCATATTGTCACGTAAATAGTCAAATCCCAATTCATTGTTTGTACCATAGGTAATATCAGCGGCATAGGCTGCCTGTTTTTCTTCCTTATCCATGCTGTTTAAGTTCAAGCCAACGGTTAGGCCTAGGAATTCATATAGCTGACCCATCTCAGTCGCGTCACGGCTTGCTAGGTATTCGTTGACAGTTACTACGTGAACGCCTTTACCAGAAAGAGCATTCAAATAAACAGGCATGGTAGCCGTTAAGGTTTTACCTTCCCCTGTCTTCATCTCCGAAATGTTCCCTTCATGGAGAGAAATCCCCCCCATTAGCTGAACATGGTACGGATATAGCCCTAGAACACGACGAGCACCTTCGCGAACAATGGCAAATGCTTCTACTAATAAATCATCAAGCGTTTCGCCCTTTTGATAGCGTAATTTGAATTCTTCAGTTTTTTCACGAAGTTGATCGTCAGTCAGCTTTTCAGTTTCTGCAGCGAGTGCATCAATTTTCACGGCAAGTTTGTCTAACCGCTTCAACTCACGCTTGTTCAGATCAAACACTTTATTTAAAATCCCCATATCAGATGAACGCTCCTTTTTATCGAGACTAGTACGTATTTTTCAAAAATAATTCTGTCAAAAATATTCGATAATTTCCTTTTTCATCTTACCACTTCCACTATAGAGTGACAACATTGTTAGCGTGGAAGCAAATTTTGTCATTCTACTATTATATCTCTTTCACAGCAGAACTTCTATTTTGAAGGGTTCGGTTATTTGTCATATTTGACAATCTCATGGCAATAAAGCTTAAAGCTATTTCAATATGAAAAAGGAGCAAAATGTTTTTAATAAAATATGAATAAAAGTGTTTATTTTTGTATAATTATTTGATTTTATACAAGTTACTACTATTCGCATAGTGATAACTAAAGGCTTGATATAACAATGTTTACATGTTGTTTTTATGGTTAATAAATCTGTCACAGGTGTGTAGAAATATTCACAAATTGTACATTGGATTATACCCTTACAATGTTAGATACTACCTTTAGAGAGGTTAATCTGGAAAATAAATAGAGAATCAATCCAAGATGGGAAGGGTGAGTAAAGTGGCCATTTGGGGGAGAAAGAAAAATAAAGAAGCAGATCCCGAAACGAGAGAAGATAGAAAAAAAGGCCCAATGCGAAAACTTTGGCATAAGTTCCGAAGTATAGATTGGAAGAATCCAGTGAACAGGTGGAAACTTCTATTTGTTTCACTTGTAGGTTGCATCATTGTATTTGGTGGAGGATATGGAGTCCTTTCCTTCACAAACTCGCCATCCTTTTGTTCGAGCTGTCACGAAATGGCGCCGGAGTACTCAACATTTACAGCCAGTGCTCACAATCAAATTTCATGTGTACAGTGTCATATTAAGCCAGGAACGATCAACATGCTGACGCACAAAATGAAGTCGATGAAAGAAGTATACTATCACGTAACAGGCGTACCAAAGCAAATCGTTCAAACAGAAGAAGAAGCTGTCTCAAATGAAAACTGTTTACAATGTCACTCTAAAAATCGCCTAGTAACAGCATCAGGGGATTTGAAGGTGAACCACAAAGGACATATCGAAGAAGATATCCCTTGTATTACTTGTCACGCAGGAGTTGTGCACGCCAAAATGGCCACTCGCGGAATTAACACCGAAGAAGTTCGCGGTCATTGGACAAAAGAAAATGCTGAAAAATTTATGGAAAAGAAATACTTGAGACCTAACATGGGAACTTGTATTGATTGCCACGACAAAGTTAACAACGGTGAAAAGCCATGGAAGGAAGTGGCTTACAACGTTCCTCCAAATCCAGAAGAGATGGAGAAGAAACTAGAAGAGAAAGAAAAAGAACCAACTAAAGAAACATCTACAGAAGCAACAGCAGAAGACGAAAGTGCAGAAGCCATTGCAGCAGAGCATGACCAAAAAACACAGGATATTATTTTACAAGCCATTGGAAAGCAACAGAAAGACGTTAAGATCTCTATGGCATGTGAAACTTGTCACAAAAAGATTAAGGTTCCTAAGAGCCACAAGGTAGAAGGCTGGAACGGACAGCACGGTGGTACAGCAGTTAAAGAGTTAGATAAGTGCGTGAACTGTCACCAGGATTCTAAGTGGGTTAGAGAGATTCCAAAAGAAGACATTATGTCACTACTTAAGATGAAGGAGACAAAAACAAAGTACACACCAAATATTACCATCGTTAAAGAACAATCACGAATTAACAAATTCTGTAGTGCCTGTCACGCAAACCGTCCTCCTGGACACGTTGAAAGTAATCAGTGGTTAACGGCGCACGCAGCAAGAGCAAAGACTGATACTCAAAAAGCCGAATGCTTTGTCTGTCACGATCGTGAAAAACCAAAGCCAGGTTCAACTGATGTAAAAGCACCTACTGATGTATATTGTCAATACTGTCACAGAACTGGTTTTAAATCAGATGTGAAAAAATAATAAATTTTAAACAGGAGGGTCGCTTTTATGGAAGAGGAGCACAAAGAAGAGCTGACGGCCCCTCCCAAATTTCGCTATAAGCTAATCAAAATTGCGACATTAACAGTGTTGGTTTTAGCCCTTTTCATCATTGTCGGAGGGTTAGGGCTAAAAGCAACATCAAGCTCAGAGTTTTGCGCATCCTGTCATGAAATGAAGCCCCAGTACTATACATGGAAAGCTTCATCTCATAGTGAGGTAGAATGCGTTAACTGTCATATTGGGCCTGGGGCAGAGAATATCGTGAAAGCGAAAGGAAATGGCCTCGTAGAATTTTATAAAAAAGAAAAAGATACCTATATCGCACCCATTAAGATGCCGAATCTGATACCTGATGAGGCATGTGAGAGTTGTCACAATATGAAATATCGTGATGTTACTCCTTCAGGGGATATCATAATTCCACATACCAAACACAAGACAGAAGGCATTAAATGTGTTCAATGCCACAGTGGAACTGCTCACGGAAAAATATCTGATCGTAAAGTGACATATAAAAGTGATTATGGAAAATGGGATGAAAAACTAGGTTCATCACTTATGAATGATAAAAAGTTTACTAGTCCACAAATGGATACTTGTATGGAATGTCATGAAGCAAGAAAGGCTACTTTGGAGTGTAAGGCGTGTCACGAAACAACGATGGTACCTAAGAATCATAAAACAGAAGAGTTTAAGTCTGGCGGGCATGGTAAGATTCAACCCTCTAATTTGAAAAAATGTGAGCAATGCCATTCCTATATGTCGACTGAGAAGTATGATTTATTTAAAGAGGATCCAGTATATCAAAGGTTCTTAAATGGGGATACAAAAAACTCTACTAAAGTAACTGTAGCACAGTTTGCAAAGACAAATAGTTTCTGTAAAGAATGTCACGGGACTAAACCAAACAGTCATAAAATTTCTTCCTTTATGACCGAGCATGGACGTCTATCGAAGGATACTCAAAAATGCTTCACTTGTCATGATAATAGGAATGTTAGTGATTCACCAGTTACTACTGTTCAGTGTGCTTCGTGTCATCCTAGTTCACATAGGGACACATGGAGAGATAGACATCCATTCAAAGTACCAGAAAATCAAAAATATAATAAAACATGTCTAAAATGCCACGTGGAAAAAACTTGCAATAGGTGTCACAAAACTAATAGCAAGCAATAAAGAATCCGAGAGGGGATTTATTTATGGAAGCAGAAAAAGTACCTCAGGAATTAGAGGGAAGAGCAGCAGCTAAGAAGCCGGTCAAGACCTTTAAAAAGAAAACGGGTATCCTGCTATTATTACTTACATTAGTTATTTCAATCGGTACAGGATATGCTCTCGGTCACTTTTATTTTTGGAATGATATTGATATGAAACGGGTCAATGAACAGCTTGATTATTATAAAGAAGAAGTTAGAAAAGATCCTGCAAATTTACAAAATCGAATTGTACTTGGTTACACTTATTATCTTAAGGGTGATAATGAGGAAGCTATAAAACAGTTTGATAATGTATTGGAGCAAGATAAAAATTATTATGATGCTCGTTATAACCTGGGTTTAGTGTATATAAGTGAGGAACGTTTTAATGAGGCTTTGATTGAACTTGAGAAAGCAGTAAAAATAGCTCCTAAAGACTTTAAGGGTTATGTACAAATGGGTATTGCATATCGTGGATTGGGTGAATACGATAAGGCCACAAAAGCCTTAGAACAGGCTAATAAACTAGCCCCAACCAATGCTGACATTATTTATGAAATAGGCATGGTGGCAGAGGCACAAGGAAAATACGATGATGCGATAATGATTTACAAAGATGCACTTCAATATGATCCATTGTTTAAGGATGCAGTAGATGCATTAGATAGATTGAAAGATAAAGACACAAAGGCTAAAGGTGAATAACAATGAAAAGACGTAATGTGTATATCGGAATGGCGCTCATTGCTATAGCCACGGCAGCAGTATTTACCTTCCTTTTCTTTAATCAAACCAAAGCAGTTGATACGGGTTTACTAAAAGTTATTAACCCAAAAGGGGAACCGAACTACAGTAGTGCACTTACAGGAGACTTTAACAAACCAATGGCAAAGCCAATGGATGTTACTTCTAATAATTCATTTACTTATGTATCGGATACGAATAATAAACGCGTTCTGGCATTTGATGTCGGCGGTAACCTCCTGTTCTCGTTTGGCGAGGAAGGAACAGGCAAGGGACAATTCACATTCCCCTATGGGATTGCAACTGATGATAAAGGAAGAGTATTCGTAGCAGATTTATATAATGGAAATATCTCGATTTTCGATGAAAAAGGGAAATTTATCGACTACTTCGCCCAGAAAACCATGACAGAAAAGAAAATTTCATCACCAGCTGCATTAAGAATTATTGATAAAAAAGTTTACATTACCGATATAAAAACGAACAAAGCCTATGTATTCGATATGAATGGCAAACTGCTCCTTGACGTTGGTAAGCCTGGAAAAAATGATGGTGAGTTAAGCGCACCAAATGGGATCACCGCAGATGAGGACGGAAATATTTATGTGGTTGATACTGCTAACCAACGGGTGCAAATTTTTAATAAACAAGGTAAGTTTGTAAAAATTATTAATGGATCTAACAATGGTAAGGGTGAATCAATTTTTGTTAACCCGAGGGGAATTGGCATTGATAGCCGCGGAATAATGTATGTTGTCAGCAACCTTACACACCTTGTTTATGGATTTGATAAGGATGGTAAAAAGGTATTCGAATTTGGCGGAATGGGTGAAAACAACGGACAATTCTCCCTGCCAAATGGCTTATATATTGACAAAAACGACAATGTATATATTACGGATACACTAAACATTCGGGTTCAAGTCTTCAAATAACAGAATCAAGTTGGTTGTAACCTTTAAGAACTAGTTTGATAAACTTTTTCCTTCACATTTAAGGGGGTGGTATAGAAAAACGTATCGTCTAAAGGTTTTTTCAAAGTATATAAGATAAAGAGAGAGAAAAAAGAGAGATTTTTTGGGAGGTTTTAAGAATGAGAAAGTTTAGTTTAAGCTTCTTGTTCGCAATCATGCTTATGGGCATGTTTGCAGCAGCTGCGTTTGCAGCAGGAACAACAATGACTCCAGGAACAAAAGGAACAACAATTACAAACGCAAACCATACAGCTGAGGGTGTTGACACTAACGACGGTTCTACAGCTGGTACTGTTATCAAGGCTTTAACTGGCCAAAAAATGCACACTTCTTACCAAAATAACACAAACTCTTGTGCAAGTTGTCACCAAACACACACTGCAAAAGGCGACTCATTACTATTTGCGGATGATGTTTATAACACTTGTACTGCATGTCATGATGGTACTTTAGGATTTGCTAACGTATTTGCTAGCGGCGAAACTGCTAAAATGACTGGTGCTGGTACTTTCGGTGGTACTCACGGCGCATCTCAGCACCAAGCTAACGATGCAGTAAAAATCAGTGCTGCACCAGGTGGAAATCACACTGAAGGTTCTAAAACTAGTGGAACTGGTTGGGGCGAAAACTTCAACTGTGCTAGCTGTCACGCACCACACGGATCTTACTCTGACCGTTTGCTTTCTTACAATCCAAACGGGATTGCTTCAATGCCAGCTTCTCAAGGTGGTATGCAATTAGAGAACGTTCCTGTAGTAACTACATTACCAGCAGTTGATGCTGCTGCTCCTGCTGTAGTATTATATCGTACTACAGATGCTACTTCTGGTGTTGTAACTGTTGCACAATATAACAAAGGTACTTCTGCATATACAAAGTCTGAGGCTCCATGGTTATATGGATATGACAACCGTACTGATGGAAAAACTTACTGGTCACGTTTAATGAAAGATGCTACTACTGTTGCAGCTTACGGTTCAACAGCTGGAGTTTATTTCGATTACGAACATGCCCAAGCATATTCTACTACTGATGCAGGAAAAACAGCTCTAAATAATGCCACAACTGGTTTCCTTGCTCGTCCAGTAGTTGTTAAAATGGAAAAAGATGAAGCAACCCACACTGTTAATCAAGCTGCTTACTTTGGCGGATCTACTGTAGCTAAAATGGGCGTTTCAGAGCAAAAACTAAAGGATCTTGGCTACACCGTAAAAGCTGATGGCACTGTAACAGG comes from the Neobacillus sp. PS2-9 genome and includes:
- the secA gene encoding preprotein translocase subunit SecA — encoded protein: MGILNKVFDLNKRELKRLDKLAVKIDALAAETEKLTDDQLREKTEEFKLRYQKGETLDDLLVEAFAIVREGARRVLGLYPYHVQLMGGISLHEGNISEMKTGEGKTLTATMPVYLNALSGKGVHVVTVNEYLASRDATEMGQLYEFLGLTVGLNLNSMDKEEKQAAYAADITYGTNNELGFDYLRDNMVLYKEQKVQRPLFYAVIDEVDSILIDEARTPLIISGSAQKSAVLYIQANAFVRMLTKDTDYTYDEKTKGVMLTEEGISKAEKAFGIENLFDMAQVTLNHHINQALKANVSMHLDIDYVVQEGEIVIVDQFTGRLMKGRRYSEGLHQAIEAKEGLEVQNESMTMATITFQNYFRMYEKLAGMTGTAKTEEEEFRNIYNMNVIVIPTNRPIARDDRADLIYKSMDGKFRAVVEDIAERHQKGQPVLVGTVAIETSELISKYLLKKGIRHNVLNAKNHEREAEIIAEAGHKGSVTIATNMAGRGTDIKLGEGVIDLGGLAVIGTERHESRRIDNQLRGRSGRQGDPGVTQFYLSMEDELMRRFGSDNMKAMMERLGMDDTQPIQSKMVSRAVESAQKRVEGNNFDARKQLLQYDDVLRQQREIIYSQRDEVLESEDLRDIVQKMILNSIQRNVDVHASRHEDEEEWDLQAIVEYVHATLLHEGDITLDDLKGKDPDEIVDAIFAKVKERYDEKEQILSPEQMREFEKVITLRAVDSKWIDHIDAMDQLRQGIHLRAYGQIDPLREYQHEGFAMFEAMIQSIEDEAAMYIMKAEIRNNLERQEVAKGQAVNPKEDGEPVKKKPKVNQMDIGRNDPCICGSGKKYKNCCGAAK
- a CDS encoding NapC/NirT family cytochrome c — protein: MSKVAIWGRKKNKEADPETREDRKKGPMRKLWHKFRSIDWKNPVNRWKLLFVSLVGCIIVFGGGYGVLSFTNSPSFCSSCHEMAPEYSTFTASAHNQISCVQCHIKPGTINMLTHKMKSMKEVYYHVTGVPKQIVQTEEEAVSNENCLQCHSKNRLVTASGDLKVNHKGHIEEDIPCITCHAGVVHAKMATRGINTEEVRGHWTKENAEKFMEKKYLRPNMGTCIDCHDKVNNGEKPWKEVAYNVPPNPEEMEKKLEEKEKEPTKETSTEATAEDESAEAIAAEHDQKTQDIILQAIGKQQKDVKISMACETCHKKIKVPKSHKVEGWNGQHGGTAVKELDKCVNCHQDSKWVREIPKEDIMSLLKMKETKTKYTPNITIVKEQSRINKFCSACHANRPPGHVESNQWLTAHAARAKTDTQKAECFVCHDREKPKPGSTDVKAPTDVYCQYCHRTGFKSDVKK
- a CDS encoding NapC/NirT family cytochrome c, whose product is MEEEHKEELTAPPKFRYKLIKIATLTVLVLALFIIVGGLGLKATSSSEFCASCHEMKPQYYTWKASSHSEVECVNCHIGPGAENIVKAKGNGLVEFYKKEKDTYIAPIKMPNLIPDEACESCHNMKYRDVTPSGDIIIPHTKHKTEGIKCVQCHSGTAHGKISDRKVTYKSDYGKWDEKLGSSLMNDKKFTSPQMDTCMECHEARKATLECKACHETTMVPKNHKTEEFKSGGHGKIQPSNLKKCEQCHSYMSTEKYDLFKEDPVYQRFLNGDTKNSTKVTVAQFAKTNSFCKECHGTKPNSHKISSFMTEHGRLSKDTQKCFTCHDNRNVSDSPVTTVQCASCHPSSHRDTWRDRHPFKVPENQKYNKTCLKCHVEKTCNRCHKTNSKQ
- a CDS encoding tetratricopeptide repeat protein; the protein is MEAEKVPQELEGRAAAKKPVKTFKKKTGILLLLLTLVISIGTGYALGHFYFWNDIDMKRVNEQLDYYKEEVRKDPANLQNRIVLGYTYYLKGDNEEAIKQFDNVLEQDKNYYDARYNLGLVYISEERFNEALIELEKAVKIAPKDFKGYVQMGIAYRGLGEYDKATKALEQANKLAPTNADIIYEIGMVAEAQGKYDDAIMIYKDALQYDPLFKDAVDALDRLKDKDTKAKGE
- a CDS encoding 6-bladed beta-propeller; the protein is MKRRNVYIGMALIAIATAAVFTFLFFNQTKAVDTGLLKVINPKGEPNYSSALTGDFNKPMAKPMDVTSNNSFTYVSDTNNKRVLAFDVGGNLLFSFGEEGTGKGQFTFPYGIATDDKGRVFVADLYNGNISIFDEKGKFIDYFAQKTMTEKKISSPAALRIIDKKVYITDIKTNKAYVFDMNGKLLLDVGKPGKNDGELSAPNGITADEDGNIYVVDTANQRVQIFNKQGKFVKIINGSNNGKGESIFVNPRGIGIDSRGIMYVVSNLTHLVYGFDKDGKKVFEFGGMGENNGQFSLPNGLYIDKNDNVYITDTLNIRVQVFK
- a CDS encoding cytochrome c3 family protein, whose translation is MRKFSLSFLFAIMLMGMFAAAAFAAGTTMTPGTKGTTITNANHTAEGVDTNDGSTAGTVIKALTGQKMHTSYQNNTNSCASCHQTHTAKGDSLLFADDVYNTCTACHDGTLGFANVFASGETAKMTGAGTFGGTHGASQHQANDAVKISAAPGGNHTEGSKTSGTGWGENFNCASCHAPHGSYSDRLLSYNPNGIASMPASQGGMQLENVPVVTTLPAVDAAAPAVVLYRTTDATSGVVTVAQYNKGTSAYTKSEAPWLYGYDNRTDGKTYWSRLMKDATTVAAYGSTAGVYFDYEHAQAYSTTDAGKTALNNATTGFLARPVVVKMEKDEATHTVNQAAYFGGSTVAKMGVSEQKLKDLGYTVKADGTVTGIGVAMSKFCAACHTDYLTASGTKSTHFEAENAAYRHSTNSDSYTCVRCHYGHGTDAYIMKDSLGNTIKSLVDSGAKTESEALNYMQDNNASSALKKFTNMSVCWACHNSSHAESIKNTERRDDHPIGMPTGY